One Chitinophagaceae bacterium C216 genomic window carries:
- a CDS encoding TonB-dependent receptor P26, with translation MKLTLALILMCMLYLPVEIIGQERINLQVKKMPIAEVLASIEQQTGYRFLYSDDLPALKNKITLNAKNANINQVLEELVMHTPLTFNSLPDKLIVIKEDPAKKDIKVTGLVYNEKGIPIPGVSVQVKNTTIGTATDSVGRFSLIVPDGNVALIFTSIGYNYKEEALNNRRDLNISLVTAAQSLEKVVVIGYGTQRKRDLTGTITSIGGDDIAKMPNTNPISSLQGKVAGLTIVNSGRAGAAPTVRIRGVNSTGNSDPLYVVDGVFQTNIDYLNPGDIESIEVLRDPSSIAIFGLQGGNGVIIVTTKRAAKGQTRVSFQSSVGIQKVVNKIKLTDAEGFKKLYDMQLQNLNAPAFDYTNYTANTDWQDLIFQHARINNNTLTVANSSEKSATLFSLGYNVQEGVLKYDKYKKLIVRLNQELRITDNIKIGGDVTGFYWKEDAPTTDVISYALRAAPIVPVQADEDLYYSMPSFQRAQIANPVARINQFKNNVIRDGYRAVGNIFAETKILRTFTWRSSFYADLGFDNLRGYTPLPYRYINLGEKGGATDTTFNNLARTSVTQEQVQTRKFQQDHTLTLFKKVNKQHITGLVGFTTLFIGSTRVGGSRTDTILNIPRDPDFWYLDIVNPNNPLSNLGNGTEEAFMSFFARVNYSYANKYLLNLSYRRDGSSKFSKANRWGNFGSIGLGWVLSEEAFLKKISSIDFLKLRGAWGTVGSGMGLPPHLYLPGVTIRSSGVFGDRVYPSVTPEYVPDPNLHWEVVRGIDVGIDARLLNNRLSSEITFYDRTTKDIITNITLPGTAGNYTYKTNLGTIANKGLEVTIGWRDKVGDFRYGISANYSYNKNKVTSIGDNINFEILGNNGANRTATGLSIGYFYGYRQIGIYQTASDLERMPVLPTSRVGDIAFEDVNNDGLIDSDDRVYLGTPFPPHNFGGALNVGYKGLDVLVEAQGVAGNKVYVQRRTATFAILNYEVNRLNAWNGPGSTNVEPILDASRGNNYLFSSYFLERGDYLRVRMLQIGYNIPQKLLQKATIKQLRVYISGQNIVTFSKTTGYTPEAPLGDPIAAGADNGLYPVPAVYSVGLNVAF, from the coding sequence ATGAAACTAACGCTTGCATTGATACTTATGTGTATGCTGTATCTGCCCGTAGAAATCATCGGGCAGGAACGTATCAATTTGCAGGTAAAAAAGATGCCGATTGCTGAAGTATTAGCTTCCATAGAACAGCAGACAGGTTATCGATTCTTATATAGTGATGATTTGCCGGCTTTGAAAAACAAGATAACGTTGAATGCCAAAAATGCCAATATCAATCAGGTGCTGGAAGAATTGGTAATGCACACTCCGTTGACCTTTAATAGTTTGCCGGATAAGCTCATTGTGATTAAAGAGGATCCGGCAAAAAAAGATATTAAAGTAACAGGATTGGTGTATAATGAAAAAGGTATACCTATTCCCGGAGTATCAGTGCAGGTAAAAAACACCACCATAGGAACCGCTACCGATTCGGTCGGAAGATTTTCACTTATAGTGCCCGACGGGAATGTTGCCCTAATTTTTACATCTATAGGATATAACTATAAAGAAGAAGCGCTTAATAATAGGAGAGATCTTAATATATCACTGGTTACGGCGGCACAAAGTTTGGAAAAGGTAGTAGTAATAGGATACGGTACACAGCGCAAGAGAGATTTAACAGGCACCATTACTTCAATAGGAGGAGACGATATTGCAAAAATGCCCAATACTAATCCCATTAGTTCTTTACAAGGAAAAGTTGCGGGACTTACAATTGTTAATAGTGGTCGGGCGGGAGCTGCGCCTACCGTGCGTATTCGTGGGGTAAACAGCACAGGGAACTCCGATCCGTTGTATGTGGTGGATGGAGTATTTCAAACCAATATCGACTATCTGAATCCCGGAGATATTGAAAGTATCGAAGTATTAAGAGATCCTTCTTCTATAGCCATCTTTGGATTACAGGGAGGAAACGGGGTGATTATCGTAACTACCAAAAGAGCTGCCAAAGGTCAAACCAGAGTTTCATTCCAGAGCTCAGTGGGTATACAGAAAGTAGTGAACAAAATAAAACTTACCGACGCTGAGGGATTTAAAAAGCTTTACGACATGCAGTTGCAAAACCTCAATGCGCCTGCATTTGATTATACTAATTACACAGCTAACACAGATTGGCAGGATCTCATTTTTCAGCATGCACGTATTAATAATAATACGCTTACAGTAGCGAATAGCAGTGAAAAGTCTGCTACGTTATTTAGTCTGGGATACAATGTGCAGGAGGGGGTGTTGAAATATGATAAGTATAAAAAATTAATAGTTCGTCTTAATCAAGAGCTACGTATTACCGATAATATTAAAATAGGTGGAGATGTTACAGGATTTTACTGGAAGGAAGATGCGCCTACCACGGATGTAATCAGTTATGCATTAAGAGCGGCGCCGATTGTTCCGGTGCAAGCCGACGAAGATTTATATTATAGCATGCCAAGCTTTCAACGGGCTCAGATTGCTAATCCTGTTGCAAGAATTAATCAGTTTAAAAATAATGTGATAAGAGATGGCTACAGGGCTGTCGGAAATATTTTTGCAGAAACAAAAATCTTAAGAACATTTACGTGGCGTTCTTCATTCTATGCCGATTTGGGCTTTGATAACTTAAGAGGTTATACACCGTTGCCATATCGGTATATTAATCTGGGAGAAAAGGGAGGCGCTACGGATACAACGTTTAATAATCTTGCAAGAACCTCAGTAACGCAAGAACAGGTACAAACGAGAAAATTTCAACAGGATCATACACTCACTCTTTTTAAGAAAGTAAACAAACAGCATATTACAGGATTAGTTGGTTTTACTACCTTGTTTATAGGTAGTACAAGAGTGGGGGGAAGTAGAACCGATACTATTTTGAATATTCCGCGCGATCCTGACTTTTGGTATCTCGATATCGTAAACCCCAATAATCCATTGTCTAATCTTGGCAATGGAACTGAAGAAGCTTTCATGTCTTTTTTTGCCAGAGTCAACTATTCCTATGCCAATAAGTATCTGCTAAATCTAAGTTATAGACGCGATGGGAGCTCAAAGTTTTCCAAGGCCAACCGGTGGGGTAATTTTGGCAGTATAGGACTCGGCTGGGTCCTCAGCGAAGAAGCGTTTTTAAAGAAGATATCAAGTATTGATTTTTTGAAATTGCGTGGTGCATGGGGTACGGTGGGTAGCGGTATGGGATTGCCACCTCATCTATACTTGCCAGGGGTTACTATACGTAGTTCAGGCGTTTTTGGAGATCGGGTTTATCCGAGTGTTACACCCGAATATGTTCCGGATCCCAATCTGCATTGGGAGGTAGTGAGAGGTATCGATGTTGGAATAGATGCTAGATTGTTGAACAATCGTCTATCATCTGAGATTACTTTTTATGATCGTACCACCAAAGATATAATTACGAACATTACGCTTCCAGGAACTGCAGGCAATTATACGTACAAAACCAACTTGGGAACTATTGCTAACAAAGGACTTGAGGTTACCATAGGCTGGAGAGATAAAGTGGGAGATTTTCGTTACGGTATATCGGCTAATTACAGTTATAACAAGAATAAGGTTACATCTATTGGCGATAATATCAATTTTGAAATATTAGGGAATAATGGTGCAAACAGAACTGCTACAGGGCTGTCCATTGGATATTTTTACGGATACCGTCAGATAGGTATATATCAGACTGCATCGGATTTGGAACGAATGCCTGTTCTTCCTACATCCAGAGTGGGCGATATCGCATTTGAAGATGTAAATAATGATGGCCTTATTGATTCGGATGACAGAGTTTATCTGGGAACTCCTTTTCCTCCTCATAACTTCGGAGGTGCTCTGAATGTGGGTTATAAGGGATTGGATGTATTAGTGGAAGCACAGGGTGTTGCGGGTAATAAAGTGTATGTTCAAAGACGTACCGCCACTTTTGCAATACTTAATTATGAGGTGAACCGATTGAATGCCTGGAATGGGCCAGGTAGCACCAATGTAGAGCCTATATTGGATGCATCCCGCGGGAACAACTATCTGTTTAGTAGCTACTTTCTGGAGCGGGGAGATTATTTACGCGTCAGGATGCTGCAGATAGGATACAATATACCTCAGAAACTGTTGCAGAAAGCAACTATTAAACAGTTGCGGGTATATATAAGCGGACAGAATATTGTTACGTTTTCAAAAACTACAGGATATACACCGGAAGCTCCATTAGGCGATCCTATTGCTGCAGGCGCTGATAATGGATTGTATCCTGTGCCTGCTGTGTATTCTGTAGGATTGAATGTTGCATTTTAG
- a CDS encoding SusD-like protein P2, translating to MCLLVTSLVCAGCKKGFLDRNPQGKYTSDTYPYPSGTGPYDTYLFAIYAELRSFNVHSQAFICATGIRSDDGDKGSTPSDGGADAIDMDNFPVQPNNIFVNTLWVGYYNLINKANIAISQIRNSNTVNASEEIKKQSEGEARFLRAYGYFMLVRLFGRVPLIDQVFDDPAAQSNVPQSSPELIYAFIEEDLKFAAQHLPLTWDAEKFPGRLTKGAANGLLAKVYLTQKKWAQAMATADLVMKSGQYNLNTPYDKIFTEEGENSSESVFEVQATASFVTPTANGVQYASIMGVRGTGNWDMGWGWYTPSRNLDTSYEAGDPRRRRTILYTTGDSAISLYGEILPAGLPNLMYNHKVLTSPVMRRTVGSLSGNWMNIRILRYADVVLMYAEAANELGGAANIAAARTALNTVRTRARGGNNSILPDITTDNQAELREAIRRERRAELAMEHDRFFDLVRWGIAEQTLHAVGKTNFRNDRDVLLPIPRTQIDLSKNVLTQNPGYPN from the coding sequence ATGTGTCTCTTAGTGACATCGTTGGTTTGTGCAGGTTGTAAAAAAGGATTTCTGGATCGTAACCCACAAGGAAAATATACCAGTGATACTTATCCTTATCCGAGTGGTACGGGCCCCTATGATACTTATCTATTTGCAATATACGCGGAGCTACGAAGCTTTAATGTGCATAGTCAGGCGTTCATTTGTGCTACAGGAATAAGAAGCGATGATGGCGATAAAGGAAGCACCCCTTCTGATGGCGGTGCTGATGCTATTGATATGGATAATTTTCCCGTACAACCCAACAATATTTTTGTGAATACGCTTTGGGTGGGATATTATAATCTAATTAACAAGGCTAATATTGCCATTAGTCAGATAAGGAATAGTAACACCGTCAATGCTTCTGAAGAAATTAAAAAACAATCAGAGGGTGAAGCAAGATTTTTAAGAGCGTATGGCTATTTCATGTTGGTGCGCTTGTTTGGTAGAGTGCCATTGATCGATCAAGTGTTTGATGATCCTGCAGCGCAAAGTAATGTACCCCAAAGCAGCCCAGAGCTGATATACGCTTTTATTGAAGAAGACTTGAAATTTGCCGCACAACACTTGCCTCTTACTTGGGATGCGGAAAAGTTTCCTGGTAGACTTACAAAGGGCGCAGCTAACGGTTTGCTGGCAAAAGTTTATTTAACTCAAAAGAAATGGGCTCAGGCAATGGCTACCGCGGACCTGGTAATGAAATCCGGTCAATACAATTTGAATACTCCGTACGACAAAATCTTTACCGAAGAAGGTGAAAACAGCTCCGAGTCTGTATTCGAGGTACAAGCTACAGCAAGTTTTGTAACTCCCACTGCCAATGGTGTGCAATACGCATCCATTATGGGTGTACGAGGTACTGGTAATTGGGATATGGGTTGGGGGTGGTATACGCCCAGTCGCAACTTGGATACTTCGTATGAGGCCGGAGACCCGCGTAGAAGAAGAACAATATTGTATACAACCGGCGATAGTGCCATATCCCTATATGGAGAAATTTTACCAGCTGGTTTACCTAACCTCATGTATAATCATAAAGTACTGACCAGTCCAGTAATGAGAAGAACCGTAGGTTCCTTATCAGGTAATTGGATGAATATTAGGATACTTAGGTATGCTGATGTGGTATTGATGTATGCGGAGGCAGCCAATGAACTGGGAGGCGCGGCAAATATCGCTGCTGCACGTACTGCTTTGAACACAGTAAGAACACGTGCACGAGGCGGCAACAATAGTATATTACCTGATATTACTACCGATAATCAGGCTGAGTTACGTGAGGCTATTCGGCGAGAACGTAGGGCCGAACTTGCTATGGAGCATGATCGATTTTTCGATTTAGTTCGATGGGGCATTGCTGAACAAACTTTGCATGCTGTGGGGAAAACCAATTTTCGTAATGACAGGGATGTATTGCTACCGATACCCAGAACCCAGATTGACTTAAGTAAGAACGTATTGACACAAAATCCGGGCTACCCGAATTAA
- a CDS encoding TonB-dependent receptor P26 — protein MRTILFWRLMLIISLTGMTKLSEASLVTHLTVPLYYQEQNIEVRGRVTSDDGTPLAGASVQVKGTNIGTTTNAEGFYSLRVPSADAVLVFSSVGHQEQEYALSGATEVNITLVKTQGRMDEVVVIGYGTARKGDVTSSIATVSPETLQKTPNGALLNAVQGNVTGVQISSFGGPGDVPEINIRGIKSLYGGSVLYVVDGVFVDNIDFLSPSDIQDFQILKDASSAAIYGYKAANGVIVITTKGGRYNRDASITYSGYYGWQRATNVIKMANAEQFVRFAKESGSNAEIESVNMAIARYGRSRLNPELPDVNTDWYKEALRVAPIMNHDVSVDGGSERVSYSVGGSFFTQDGILNMKNSYKRYNLRLKLEAKAKKWLTLGSGLVYSKSERYDDSGPWQEIYYAVPILPVLDPNYEGQTVYSAPYSSARDIGYRDHQNPFPNMYNIDRLGERRRVTANVYGDFHIIPKELNFKTSLSYNNRNDNNRLMDLPYYIHEAYQRSLANSSITRSNVLEENYTFDNVLTYNKILGDHDLTAMAGFSFRDEKLSYSWSKGYFYEGSPFSRESKQTWYINNTSPETRETRDAGDGVTPSRVYSRSYFGRLQYKFKNRYIAYFTLRNEAANKYNQQRDITLPSVGVAWIVSQENFLQDVEAINFLKLRAGWGRLANGNVPVARAKSATATWSVFNDTRVDGFMFSTYEDRLGWEFNEELNVGLNLEMLRRRLTIDVDYFVKNTKNLAIPVLPQVGSETSYMNVGSMRNSGIEVSVNWRGKISNDFGYTIGGNFSTLHNEITDLAGQPFLNRGMAEFQQRLVVGQPFDVFYGWDIVGVYQNQAEVDADPVARAANAAAPGTVKPGYFKFRDVNGDGVLDANDRVYLGSPIPTYYYGANLGLDYKGFDFSLRVYGQGGNIILNRSRAEVFRTAGRNIDAQLAENRWHGEGTTNSYPSSEGYRTGWNQRNSRFWLEDGKFFRVQNVQLGYTIPKNDKIPEMRFSFTADRPFIWSKSKSTNVEVGFDGVDLDTYPIPAVFTLGWSVKF, from the coding sequence ATGAGAACAATTCTATTTTGGAGACTAATGCTAATTATTAGTCTAACAGGAATGACGAAGCTTTCCGAAGCTTCTCTTGTAACTCATCTAACTGTTCCCTTGTATTATCAAGAGCAAAACATCGAAGTCAGAGGTAGAGTTACTAGCGATGATGGAACGCCTTTAGCCGGAGCAAGCGTTCAAGTGAAAGGGACCAACATCGGAACTACTACCAATGCTGAGGGATTTTATTCTTTAAGGGTTCCTTCTGCCGATGCGGTATTGGTGTTTTCTTCTGTGGGGCATCAGGAACAGGAGTATGCATTAAGTGGGGCAACTGAAGTAAATATTACTTTGGTGAAAACACAGGGTAGAATGGATGAAGTGGTAGTAATCGGTTATGGTACCGCCCGCAAGGGAGATGTAACCAGTTCCATTGCTACCGTTTCTCCGGAGACGTTGCAAAAAACTCCAAATGGTGCTTTGTTGAATGCAGTACAAGGTAATGTAACGGGTGTACAAATCAGCAGTTTTGGAGGTCCTGGAGATGTTCCAGAAATCAATATTCGCGGTATCAAATCACTCTATGGAGGAAGTGTTCTATACGTTGTGGATGGGGTATTCGTGGATAATATTGATTTTTTATCACCAAGCGATATTCAAGACTTCCAAATTTTGAAAGATGCTTCTTCTGCAGCTATCTATGGTTATAAAGCCGCTAACGGTGTAATAGTGATTACCACCAAAGGGGGCCGCTATAACAGAGATGCATCGATTACCTATTCAGGATACTACGGATGGCAAAGAGCCACCAATGTTATTAAGATGGCAAATGCGGAACAGTTTGTACGCTTTGCAAAAGAGTCGGGTTCCAACGCCGAAATCGAAAGTGTGAACATGGCAATAGCGCGTTACGGACGTAGCCGACTCAATCCTGAGTTGCCAGATGTTAATACCGACTGGTATAAAGAAGCTTTAAGAGTAGCTCCGATTATGAACCACGATGTTTCTGTTGATGGAGGTTCGGAAAGAGTCTCTTACTCCGTTGGAGGAAGCTTTTTCACTCAGGACGGTATATTAAATATGAAGAATAGCTATAAGCGTTATAATTTGAGACTTAAACTCGAAGCAAAAGCGAAGAAATGGCTGACCTTAGGGTCTGGTTTGGTGTATAGTAAAAGTGAGCGTTATGATGATAGCGGTCCCTGGCAAGAAATTTATTATGCTGTACCTATTTTGCCTGTGCTGGACCCCAATTATGAAGGTCAAACTGTATACTCAGCTCCTTACTCTTCTGCACGTGATATAGGTTATCGAGACCATCAGAATCCTTTTCCCAATATGTATAATATCGATCGTTTGGGAGAAAGAAGAAGAGTAACAGCAAACGTATATGGCGATTTTCATATTATTCCTAAAGAGCTGAACTTTAAAACCAGTCTTTCTTACAACAATAGGAACGATAATAACCGTCTGATGGATTTACCTTATTATATCCATGAGGCTTATCAAAGATCTTTGGCCAACTCATCCATTACCCGTTCCAATGTGCTGGAGGAAAACTATACATTCGATAATGTACTCACTTATAATAAAATTTTGGGCGACCATGATCTTACAGCCATGGCCGGTTTCTCATTCAGAGATGAAAAACTCAGCTACTCATGGAGTAAAGGTTATTTCTATGAAGGAAGTCCCTTCTCCAGAGAAAGCAAACAAACCTGGTATATCAATAATACCTCTCCCGAAACAAGAGAAACGCGTGATGCAGGGGATGGTGTTACGCCTAGCCGTGTATATAGTCGTTCTTATTTTGGTCGTTTGCAGTACAAATTTAAGAACCGTTACATCGCTTACTTTACTTTAAGAAATGAAGCAGCTAATAAGTACAACCAGCAAAGAGATATTACCCTGCCTTCTGTGGGTGTGGCTTGGATTGTTTCTCAGGAGAACTTTTTACAAGATGTAGAAGCTATCAACTTCCTGAAACTTAGAGCAGGCTGGGGTCGCCTAGCAAACGGTAACGTGCCTGTTGCTAGGGCTAAAAGTGCTACCGCTACATGGAGTGTATTTAACGATACCAGAGTGGATGGATTTATGTTCTCTACCTATGAAGATAGATTAGGATGGGAGTTTAATGAAGAGTTAAACGTAGGGCTTAACCTAGAAATGCTTCGTAGAAGGTTAACTATTGATGTGGATTACTTCGTAAAAAACACAAAAAATCTTGCTATTCCGGTATTACCTCAGGTGGGTAGCGAAACCAGTTACATGAATGTGGGTTCTATGCGTAACAGTGGTATTGAGGTATCGGTAAACTGGAGAGGTAAAATTTCAAATGACTTCGGCTATACTATCGGCGGAAACTTCAGCACACTGCATAATGAAATTACTGATCTGGCTGGCCAGCCTTTCCTAAATAGAGGTATGGCTGAGTTCCAACAAAGATTAGTAGTAGGACAGCCGTTTGATGTGTTTTATGGTTGGGATATAGTAGGGGTATATCAAAATCAAGCAGAAGTAGATGCAGATCCAGTTGCAAGAGCTGCAAATGCTGCAGCACCCGGAACTGTAAAACCAGGTTACTTCAAGTTCAGGGATGTGAACGGTGACGGCGTACTGGATGCTAATGACCGCGTTTATCTGGGCTCTCCAATTCCTACTTATTATTATGGTGCGAATCTGGGTCTGGATTATAAAGGATTTGACTTTTCTCTTCGCGTCTATGGTCAGGGAGGAAATATCATTTTAAATAGAAGCCGTGCCGAAGTGTTCAGAACTGCAGGCAGAAATATTGATGCCCAATTGGCTGAAAACAGATGGCATGGAGAGGGAACCACCAATAGCTATCCTTCTTCCGAAGGTTACAGAACCGGTTGGAACCAGAGAAACTCTCGTTTCTGGTTGGAGGATGGTAAATTCTTCAGAGTACAGAACGTACAGCTGGGGTATACCATTCCCAAAAACGATAAAATTCCTGAAATGCGCTTCAGCTTTACTGCAGACAGACCGTTCATCTGGTCTAAAAGTAAATCTACCAATGTTGAAGTGGGATTCGATGGTGTTGACTTAGATACCTACCCAATTCCTGCTGTATTTACATTAGGCTGGAGTGTGAAGTTCTAA